One Clavibacter michiganensis subsp. insidiosus genomic window carries:
- a CDS encoding recombinase family protein, with the protein MAGQLIGYARVSTDAQDVTAQRDGLMALGVDEDRIYVDHGLTGRNRDRPALREALAACWEGDTFVVTKLDRLGRSMVDLRNIGAELTAKGAVMSIGGSIHDPTDPLRNFLFNSLAMFAEFESDMISARTKEGMKVAAKKGKLKGGKPKLSPAAERHLVALYRAGDHSISELCDLFSIGRATVYRAVDRHPVEDASALALPRAEEVTP; encoded by the coding sequence ATGGCTGGACAACTCATCGGATACGCCCGCGTCTCCACGGACGCGCAAGACGTCACCGCGCAGCGGGACGGCCTCATGGCCCTCGGCGTCGACGAAGATCGCATCTACGTCGATCACGGTCTGACGGGCCGCAACCGTGACCGCCCGGCACTACGGGAAGCCCTCGCCGCGTGCTGGGAGGGCGACACGTTCGTGGTCACAAAGCTCGACCGGCTCGGCCGGTCGATGGTCGACTTGCGGAACATCGGCGCCGAGCTCACAGCGAAGGGCGCCGTCATGAGCATCGGTGGCTCGATCCACGATCCGACAGATCCCCTCCGCAACTTCTTGTTCAACAGCCTCGCGATGTTCGCCGAGTTCGAGTCCGACATGATCAGCGCCCGCACCAAGGAGGGCATGAAGGTCGCAGCCAAGAAGGGCAAGCTCAAGGGCGGCAAGCCCAAGCTCTCCCCCGCCGCCGAACGGCACCTCGTCGCGCTGTACCGGGCCGGCGATCACTCGATCAGTGAGCTGTGCGACCTGTTCTCGATCGGCCGCGCCACCGTCTACCGCGCAGTGGACCGACACCCCGTCGAAGACGCATCCGCGCTAGCGCTTCCCCGCGCGGAAGAAGTGACCCCCTGA